The Pontibacter korlensis sequence GAGGCAGCTGTGCCTTTATACTTATATTTTCCCCTGTAAAAGGGTGCTGGAAGCGCAGTTCTGCTGCATGCAATAGCAGGTACGGACTTCCTAGCTCTTCCAGAAACATCTTATTGTGGCGCCAGTCGCCATGGCGCTTATCACCTACAATGTAGTGGCGTATGTGAGCAAAATGCTTTCTGATCTGGTGCATACGTCCTGTTTCGGGCTTTATTTTTACTAAGCTGTAGCGAGCTGTTTGGTAAGGGCCAACAGGAATAGGTAACTCCACTGTTGCCAAGCGCTCATAATGCGTAATAGCGTCTTGAGGCTCTTTATGCTTATGGTCTTTATCAGGCCGTATGGGGTTGTCGATGGTAGCAGCTTCAGGAGTATAACCTCGTACAACAGCAAAGTATGTTTTATCTGGTTCACGTGCCTCAAAAGCCTGCACAATAGGAGTAGCAGCCTCAGACGACTTTGCAAACAGCAATACACCTGATGTGCCACGGTCCAGGCGATGTACGGTGTACAAGTGATAACCCAGCTGGTCACGAAGCATTTGTAAGGCAAACTCCTTTTTTTCCTCTGCTATGCGCGTCCGGTGCACTAACAGGCCATTTGGCTTGTTAATAGCTACATAGTGCGCATCTTCATATATAATCTCTAGCACGCTTGATCCTTTTTTACAAAGATAGGCAAAGATGCTTCTAGAGGAAATTTGAACACAGGCGTGAGCTTTGGTCCTATAACTTAACCGGAGCGACCTCGATTAATTTCTACTGGCTACGCGTTTTTGCTTGGGAGGCGCGTATATTTGTTTCAATACACGATTCGCAGAGCAAGATTTATGGCAATTTCAATAGATAATCTCCGCAAGGGCAAAAAGTACAGATTAACCAATTTTGGGGAGAAATTTGACTTTCAGGTAATGGAAATGCTGGAGGAGAATGTGTTCCGGGTAAAAGACTTGCTTACGCTGGAAACATATTTTCTGAATGACCTGATCATGTATGGCAAAGGCAAAGATTTTGACCTGGAGGAGTTATAGCATTAGCTGCGGCTAACACTTCCTTTCTTTTCCCAGTGGCTTTTCAAGATCTTTTCACTTGCTGGCTGTCTTACGATTCTTCTTACAAACCTTTCCCCGGCAATACTGCCGTCTTCGTTTCGCCTTCCGATGAAAAGCGTAACTGGTTCTCCCAACTCATTAGTAATATAGGTGATGTCTTTGGTGCCGTATTTTTTGTCGTAGCGCTGCTTTGGCTCATACACCTTTTCCAGCAGCTGCTCTAGCTTAGGGTTTAGCGACATAGTTTAATTTATTTCTGTGATCAGTACTGAGGTACATTATTTGTACTTCCTGGATGGTTTATTAGCATGTTTCTGGTTTTCAAATAGCCATTTCTCCGCCTCATCCATGCGGTAAAATACTTTTAGCTCCAACTCTGCAGATGCCTGGTGCTGTGTTACGTAATCAAACATTTTGTACGACACCACCTCTTGCATGGCATCTGGTGGTATGACACGAG is a genomic window containing:
- a CDS encoding pseudouridine synthase; protein product: MLEIIYEDAHYVAINKPNGLLVHRTRIAEEKKEFALQMLRDQLGYHLYTVHRLDRGTSGVLLFAKSSEAATPIVQAFEAREPDKTYFAVVRGYTPEAATIDNPIRPDKDHKHKEPQDAITHYERLATVELPIPVGPYQTARYSLVKIKPETGRMHQIRKHFAHIRHYIVGDKRHGDWRHNKMFLEELGSPYLLLHAAELRFQHPFTGENISIKAQLPQNTLRLCKDFGWHDVVADQETLPQPLPELID